GTTAGAACCACCGATACAGCCGGCCGCAAGAACGGCCACAGCCATTACAACGAGCAGAAGCACTCCTCTAAGCTTCACCTGACCTCACCAGTGGGAATGGACAGAAGCGAGTATTTAAACATTTTGAGTAAATAAAAGAATTAACGTAAGCGTTTTTGTTTTCTCAGCTCCACGAGACCATCAAGGAGATCCTTGAAATGCATGTAAAGCTCGTTCTCCCTCAGCTTTTCAACAGCACCCCAGAACTCGTCGAGGTCCCCGAATCCAGCTTTCTCGTATTCATAGGCCTGGATAAGCATCTCCAGCCTGTCCGCGAACTTAACGAGCCTGCCCTCGATGCTCGTTTCGTTCTCGTACTCACCAAAGAGACTCAAGAGGTCCCTACGGCCAACGGAGGAGAGCATCTCCATAAACGCTTCTCTTTCACCTTTTCCTTTGTCCAGATACCTCTGTGCTGTTAGTGGAACGTCGGTTATCCTGGTCTCGGCCAAATCGTGGAGGATAGCCATTCTAATGGCTTTCTCGGTGTTGATTTCAACGCCTTTGGCCTTCAGCTCGTCCGCGAGGAAGAGAACCATAAGAGCGGTTCTGAAGCTGTGATCGGCTATGCTCTCAGGGACGGGAACCCCCCGCAGGAGCCAGCCTGTCCTCGGGAGCCTCTTGAGGTTCCCTGCTTCGAGAAAAAGCTCCAAAAGAGACACTACCATCACCTCACTCCTCGGTTGTGAAGAGCGCCCTCTCCGTCTCGATAGCACTCGCCATTATGCAGTCCCCGAGGAAGCGGCCGTAGACGCGGACGCTGTCCCCCAGACCGATGCAGGGACTGCCAGAGAACTCGACTCTGATACCGGAAACTTTAAACGTGGTTCTGTAGCCAGGGAGTTCCATAGGGAGGAACTCGACGACGGGCTTGTCCTCAATAACGCCCTCGATAACAACGTTCTTGCCCCTGAAACTGCCGGAATTGAGCTGATCAACCGTAACTATGTAATAGTAATGATGGCCGAGTTTGACCCGCTTGGGCATGCTCATCACCTTTATATTCCCTGATCCACCACCCCCTAAGGGTGAGGGTATGATAAAGGTTGCGATTATAGGTGCGGAGAACGCCGGCAAGTCAACGCTCATGAATGCTCTCATAGGCGGAAAGGTGAGCGAGGTCGAGGACCTGCCGGGGACGACGAAGGGAGTGATAAGGCGGCGCTTTGGCAAGCTCAAGATACCGAAGGGTATGAAGAATCCCCTCGGAGGGGCAGACGAGTTCGTTCTCATAGACACGGCGGGCCTCTTTGATCCCCATAGGGAGCTCCGCGGGAAGGTTCTGAGTGAGGAGCGCTTTAAGGACATAATCAACGAGATAGTTTCAGCAGACATAATCATTCACATGGTCGATGCCACCGTTGGATTGCACAGGGGCATGGAGAAGCTCCACCACATGCTGAAGTTCCGCTACGAGAAGCCAATAATAGTGGTCATCAACAAGATAGACCTCGTCCCGAGGGAGCGCGTTGAGGAGCTAAGAGAGATTATAAAGAAGCGCCTTGAGCAGGATGCCCTCCCCCTCTCGCTGGTCACCTACGAGGGCTTCAACGAGCTGCTTGAGAAGCTGGCCCACTATGCCCAGTACGTCTAATTTGCCCTTCTACGCCTCACTCCTCCTGGAACTCAGGGCACGGGCATATCATAACCAGAACCTTCCTGTGCCTCGGCCCGTCGAGCTCGGCGAAGAGGATCCTCTGCCAGGTGCCAAGCTGGAGCTCTGCCTGGTCAATGGGAACCACAACTTCCGGATTCAGAAGGAGGCTGGCCCTGATATGAGAGTGGGCGTTGCCATCGAGGCTGTCATGGGAGTATCCGGCACCCCTCGGCACGAGCTCCTTCATCTTCGCCTTTATGTCCTCGATCAGTCTGCTCTCGGCCTCATTTATGAAAAGACCCGTTGTGGTGTGTCTGGTGAAGACGACAGCCATGCCGTGCTTGACCTTTGAGCGGTATACGAGCCTCTGAACCTCGTCGGTTATATCTATTATCTGGAATCTCTCGGAAGTCGGGACCTCAAGCTCAAAGAGCACGGGCATCACCCCGGAAGGTTCTTTTTTATCTCGAGCAGGAGCTCCTCGACGCCCTTCACCCTGTCGGTCACGACCGCCCTCAGCAGCACGGCGTTCTCGTAGGCCTCCACGAGGTCTTTCCTGCCGTTCTCCAGAGCTTCGGAGCGGAGCGTTGAGTATATCTCCTCTACGGCGTCCCTGAAGAGGACTTCATCAGAGTAGAGCTCCCTGTCGGTCAGGAGAAGATCCACCAAGTCCGCTGTGAACTCCAGGCGGTTGCCCTTCTTTCCCATCAGTGCCTTGAGCCGTTCCACTGCTTAACCCTCCTCGGAAGTTCTTGCTCGAGGGCCTTTATGAGTATCTCGGAGACGAGGATGGAGGAGAACCTAGGGTCGCGAACCTCGAGGGCGGCATCTATCGCCCGCTCAACGTCACCATCCTTGACGAGATGGTGGGCACGTCCGCCATCACTATCGA
The sequence above is drawn from the Thermococcus pacificus genome and encodes:
- a CDS encoding HD domain-containing protein — its product is MVVSLLELFLEAGNLKRLPRTGWLLRGVPVPESIADHSFRTALMVLFLADELKAKGVEINTEKAIRMAILHDLAETRITDVPLTAQRYLDKGKGEREAFMEMLSSVGRRDLLSLFGEYENETSIEGRLVKFADRLEMLIQAYEYEKAGFGDLDEFWGAVEKLRENELYMHFKDLLDGLVELRKQKRLR
- a CDS encoding GTP-binding protein, which codes for MPKRVKLGHHYYYIVTVDQLNSGSFRGKNVVIEGVIEDKPVVEFLPMELPGYRTTFKVSGIRVEFSGSPCIGLGDSVRVYGRFLGDCIMASAIETERALFTTEE
- a CDS encoding Era-like GTP-binding protein, with protein sequence MIKVAIIGAENAGKSTLMNALIGGKVSEVEDLPGTTKGVIRRRFGKLKIPKGMKNPLGGADEFVLIDTAGLFDPHRELRGKVLSEERFKDIINEIVSADIIIHMVDATVGLHRGMEKLHHMLKFRYEKPIIVVINKIDLVPRERVEELREIIKKRLEQDALPLSLVTYEGFNELLEKLAHYAQYV
- a CDS encoding secondary thiamine-phosphate synthase enzyme YjbQ, producing MLFELEVPTSERFQIIDITDEVQRLVYRSKVKHGMAVVFTRHTTTGLFINEAESRLIEDIKAKMKELVPRGAGYSHDSLDGNAHSHIRASLLLNPEVVVPIDQAELQLGTWQRILFAELDGPRHRKVLVMICPCPEFQEE